The sequence TATCTTGAATACATTGATCAAACAATGATCTAGTGACCATTAATGAacgtggtgatgatgatgaccataatgataatgttgaATCTTGACCAcccaataaaattaaacaaaactTTTGATCCCTAGATTTAAAATCCTTATAAATCTTTGATGAACATCTTGATACAACCACCGCTTTTCTATGTCCAACTAAATCTAATCCAATATCCCAATCTGTTCTACTAACTAATACACCTGTATGTGTTGCATTATTAATACCATGTGTTGCAACTATAAATTGTCCATCTGGTGTccaacttttaaaataataaataaataataataataaattatattatttaatgaaaattaaagttagtaaaaaattatttttttttttttttttttttttttggtttttttgttttttttttttttgttttttttttttttgtttgtttgatATTCTTTCCGTACCTTGGTcttaaaaagaaagaattacCAGAATGTTTAAATGGTTCTGTTACTATTGTTTCTACAACCCAATCTGATGTTCTCCATATTATTAAACTTTTATCTTCTGATTGTGATGCCAAATATCTACCTAATGGGTCCCATGTTAAACCTTTAACAAATCCTTTATGTTCCTCCAATTTTGACACCATttctattataaaaatttaaaaaaaaaaattttattaagttAATACATAGTATGTTGAATCTTTaagattaatattaaaataaaaatacttaCGAAACTTATTAGTTTcccaaattattattgatttatcaaaacTACATGTTgcaatatatttattatctgGAGACCAACTAACTTCAGAGATATCTGAAGCATGACCTCTCAATGTTGCAACGCAAACCCAATTTTCTGTTGTATTTTTGAGTAGTGAATTATTGTTTGATAAACCCCAAATCATACATAATTTATCATCAGAACCTGATGCTAAATATTTACCATCCTTTGACCATTTAACTGAATTGACTGAATGGAAATGTGCGTTCTCTATTGAACATAATAATTTGGGTATTCCCGCATCTTCTTCAGCCTCCAATAATGATATTGGTGCCATGCTCCATATTTTTATCTTtgcatcaccaccaccagttGCAACTCTTGTGCCATCTGGATGTATATCAATTGAGTATATAGATAATcctaaaaaaattattcaatttatttatttatttattattaattttttatttttttaatttttttattttatttttaaattttatatagccaaataataataatattattattatcttacCTCCATGCGATACCCATTGTGGTTTGAggattttcatttattattatttgtttttttttttttttctttttttttttttttttttttttttttttttaatatattttaaaaatgaaataataatataaaaattatttttgaaaaaaaaaaaaaatttttaaaaaaaaaaaaaacaaatatcaATGAGAAACAAATACACAAAGTGTGTGCGTGTGTATATGTATAAAAGTTTGAtgggattattatttaattaaaaaaaaaaaaaaaatttcaacaaattattttttttttcacttttttttatttttatttaaaaaaatgtagcgcattttactttttttttttttttttttttttttttttttttttatgttctACCGTAGTTCAGAAagatttcataaaaaaaaaaaaaaaagaaaaaaaaaaaaaaccaattttgtGTGTGTTTCCAATTAtagatttttgttttttaaaaaatttttaaaaataaacaaaaaaaaaatggaaaatacAGACCATTCTTATAATCAACAacctgtaaataataatgatgttagggatttattatttgaaaattcaccACTCGACCAATATCTTcaatgtaaattattatcaatcattaattaattacactatttaatgataaattaaaaaaaaaataaaaaaataaaaaaataaaaaaaaatacaacttattaataaagttttatatttatactTAAATagcattaaatttaaaagaaaatgaagataataGAGGTGAagttttatcatttgaaatgTTTAGTCAAGagaatattgaaaataatgaagaatataatcaaataaaatatgataataacaataataatgaaaaaaataacgataataataatacttttaaaaataaaaataataaaaataacaacatcaaactaaataaaattcaaatattctTCATGTCATTATACCAATCTATATCatcaattataattgaatCAGATATTCTATTAGTACAAGAGTCACCATTTATCCAAAATCctaatttatcattaaaagataatgatgataatgatgatgatgaatcaccattaccaccaataTATCCATTATCATTATACACCTTAGATAATGATAacatatcaaataataataataataataaagaattatcattaaatattattgaattaatatcaatattatataacaataataataataataataataataataataataattatataattatattgatatcaattttaattttaataatatcaatatttttaaattttaaattaataatttttatattttcaatatcattaatagtgattatattaatattgaaaattataaattcaaagatTAAAGAGATTcaaagaaatattaaatcattagaaaaagttaatttagaattaattgatgCTTGTAAGAATCATTATAATCAAATTAGTAAAACTATACAATTAATTAGAGAAGTTGAATTAATATCAAGAGGTTATAGATTATCAACACCAATAACTCCAATTGAAAGAATTGAACAATCcaataatagtggtaatggTACTAGCAATAGTTATAAATctgaaaaatcatttattttaagaGCAAGtgtttcaaaatcattaaaaacatttataattttatttaaaaatttaattgaaaatcaagcaatttctttaaatttacttgaaaatcaaaaacaatttattaaatgtcAATTATCAGAACTTttcaattcaaataataataataataatattgatgatgatgatgatgatgatgatattaacacaaaagaaaatcaagaagAAATAGAATTAGATCAATTAGAAAATGATTCACAATTACCAATTGtaacattaaaattaatgttaCATCAATATGAATTCATGGTTTCAAATTTCtttactttatttattatatcattttcaaatttattaaataataataataattttaatagaaGTGAtggtattattactactagtaacctctttaatttttcaaatataaataataacatttgccaatttcaatcaattctattaaaaatttcaaatagaTTAAcgattgaaaataattcaattaaatctttaatttcaaaagaattatGGGAAAATAGtataatatcatcatcattattgttatttcaTTCCCCTagtacaaaaaaaaaaaaaaaaaaaaaaaaaatacctttTACtaactattatcattattttttcattttttaatttagaaattccaaaaagagttatattatcaaaaccaaagaaaacaactattgaatcatttatatataatactAATCAAATAGCAGAATCATTAAATAGCATTAGTCCATTATTTACAAGTTTACTTGAAAAAATAGTTCccttaaaacaaaataataatcaaaataataatcaaaataataataataataacaacaataataatagtgattatgaatcatcatcatcatcatcatctataACAATacttgatattttaaaattagatgAAGTTGTAAATgactttttattaattaaaaatgaattaacaaACTCATTAAAGAATTGGGATAATGCAAATAGATCTTTAGTAAAGATGGTTAGAACTataccaacaacaaatccaaatttacaaaaagaaTGGACTGAACAAGAAGCaactgaaaaattaaaaaaactattagaaaaattaagatccaatcattttaataataatgatgatcaTGATGAtcatgacgatgatgatccTAATAATCAAAGAcgacaaaaacaaaatgaattaaataaattaatgacTTCAACTACAACAATCAATGAAAATCAATGGTTAATTTATGAAGATACTGGTGACCTTGATCCAACATATATTGAAAGACCTCTAATtcaaattaatgaaaatacaaATAGTGAACtatcaaatacaaataatgaaacaacaacaataataataacaaaaccACCCccacctccaccaccaaTGGGATTACCAAGAAGAACCAAACCTCCAAAAAGGACAATGTATGATCCTGATTTTGATCCAATAActcaaaaaatgaaaatatcttCTGAAACTAGtactcaaaataataataaaaatagtattgCTGCTTCAATAATTCcacaaaagaaattaatgaatgaaCTTAAAACTGTTTTAGATATTCATGTCCTAAAAAAGAATATGCCAACTTAataccaaaaaataataataaattcaatcttgggtctttttattttgttttaaaatttttttttttttttattttttctttatcattatttcttttttttcgtgagaaaaaattaattcaagacttttttttttttaaatttatttatttctttgagTAACTCTTTTAGCAGCATTGACAATGTTTTGAGTTTGGACCATACTATAtattcgaaaaaaaaaaaaaaaaaattaataaatgtgaaccaaatgaataattaaaaaaaaaaaaaacaaattaatactTACGCAGCATTTTCCAAGTTTGAAGCATATGGCATTGGAACATCAGCACCACAAATTCTTTCAATTGGGGCATCTAAATAATCAAAAGCATGTTCCATCATTAATGCAGAGATTTCAGCACCAATACCAGATTGTGCCCAACCTTCTTCAACGGtaactaatttatttgtttttttgagtGAATTTACAATGGTTTCAGCATCAATTGGACGAATGGTACGTAAATTGATAACTTCAGCAGAGATACCTTCTTTGGCAAGTATTTCAGCAGCTTCCATACAGTTACTAACGATTCTAGAGAAACCAACAATTGTAACATCTTTACCTTCTCTTTCAACTTTTGCTTTACCAATTGGAACAAGGTATTCTTTATCTTGTTCTTGATctgataaatcaaatttataattgtaaAGTAATTCACTCTCTAAATAAACAACTGGATTATCATCACGAATTgctgattttaataaacctCTATGATCAGCAGCACTCCATGGTGCAACAACTTTAAGACCTGGAACACTACCATACCATGCAGCAAAACactaaattaataataattataattattaattattagtatttttaatttgaaagaAGGAGGgggagagagagagagaaaaaaaaaaaaaaaaaaaaaaaaaaaaacttacttgaCTGTGTTGAGCACCAACAGCAGTTGGTGGACCATTTGGACCTCTCCAAACGATTGGATTGAAAACTTTACCACCAGACATATAATGAGTTTTAGCAGATGAATTGATGATGTGATCAATTGCTTGCATAGCAAAGTTGAAAGTCATAAATTCAATGATTGGTCTAGTACCTGCCATAGCAGcaccaacaccaataccAGCAAAACCAGCTTCTGTAATTGGAGTATCAATAATTCTATCACCACCATATTTATCGAATAATCCTTTAGTGATCTTGTATGCACCATTATATTGAGCTACTTCTTCACCcataataaaaactttttcatCTCTTGCTAATTCTTCATCCAATGCACTATTAATTGCATCACGAACTGTAAcctatatataaaataaaataatttattaattattttaatttaacaataataataataatataataaatataataaaaataataaaaataataaaaataatatagttttttattttattttattttattttattttattttattttttgacaCTATGGTGGGGTTCATTgtggattttattttttattttattttattttatttattttttttttttttttgttttttattttttttttattttttttttttttataaaataaataaataaattgaatacatataaaaaaaaattcaacgTACCTCTTTAGTAGCATAAGTTCTAGTGATAATTCTAAAGTTAACTAATAATGAtggttgaattttttttaaaattgaagacAACATTTTTGAATGATGATAAGTTAAAATTgtgatttgaaaattttttttttttttttttttttttttttttttttttttttatgaagtcgctgaaaaaattgaaaaaaaaaaaaaaaaaaattaatttaaaataaaaaaaattaaaaaaaaataaaaaaaaaaaacaatgttaattattcattctttttttgtttttttgaattgtttttccCGATTGGATATTTAATAAAcgaattaatttcttttataagagatattatctttaaagttataataaataaattttaatttttgtaaattaattaatttttataaattaattatttttttttttgtttctaaaaaaaaaaagttaataggatattaattttaaaagtgtttagaaaacaaaaaaaaaacaataaaaaagtCTTTAATGTAAAATTACTACCacctaataaataaattttgacaTTTTATCATAAAAACATCAATGAAAATCGatcatataaataaaaattaattattggaCAAGTTTGATAAATTccagataaaattaatacgactttacaaaaaataaaaataaaagaattatattcaacttttatttatttaaaataaaagaaaagaaaataaactTAAATTGTGTTTTTTAtccaattcaatcaaaagaacaaaaaatACACCCACTCCCcaattacatttttatttttcccaattttaattttatttttattttttatttttttattttttatttttttattatttttttttttaaaaaatttatttattatattattatattataatattaaattttttaggtaattaatttaatattaaattttaactCTACCCCAAAAATGTAACGTGTGCGCATAAATTTTcgtttttcataaaaaaaaaaaaaaaaatcaaaaaaaaaaaaaatttcagggtgacaaaaaattttttgaaaaattttctCATTCTTTCAGTTTAACATTTCCCCAAACATGTCATCCGTACGTATTTGCCGTCACATATTTTATAGATAGTGAAAGTAGAGGAGAAGAGAGAAAAGATTGAAACAATATGGTGACCATGTTGTTTATATAGTTGGATTGAAATAGATTGATACTATTTCATAATAGATTGAAGATAATATAGAATAGAGATTATGGTCCTCCATAGATACACATATACTAATCAaatccaacaacaacaaataaatatattatttatagtcATTAGTTTTCCAAGGAGAATTCCAACACATCATTCGTATTTACAATACCAATGTTGACGGTAGAAGAAAGATTCAATACGCTCTTACCTGTGTTAAAGGTGTTGGTCGTAGATTTGCCAATTTAGTCTGCAAAAAGGCTGATATTGATACCTCAAAAAGAGCTGGTGAACTTTCAAAAGATGAAGTCGAAAGATTAACCACCATCATGAATCACCCAAGACAATACAATATCCCAACTTGGTTCCTTAACAGACAAAAGGATATTAAAGACGGTAAATACTCTCATTGTCTTGCCAATCAAATCGATGTCAAATTCAGAGAAGATTTAGAAAGATTAAAGAAAATCAGAGCACACAGAGGTGTCAGACATCACTTTGGTCTCCGTGTTAGAGGTCAAAAGACCAAAACCACCGGTATGTAACAAATAACAAACAACAAAgcataataaatataatcataaaccaataataacatatactaatataattaatttttaaaatttataggTAGAAGAGGTCGTACTGTTGGTGTTGCTGGTCGTAGATAAATTCGTTAAACCCATcataataaactattttttagTAATATAGCATTAAGTgcgttttatttattttagtattttttattgagtTAGAggaatcaaaaattattattatattactattattattttaagtcaatagttttttaatttaattttattataaatctACAAATCTAtatttcatcaattaattggACATTAttcaatacaaataaaaaaaataaatgacaACATATATGaactaaaaatagaattttttttttatataaacacACCGATCCAAAAAAAGTGTggttaaaatttaataacaatatctagatttaaatttttttttttttttttttttttatatgtatactaaaataaataaaaaacaaatatatataaaagaaataattatttttataaatgacgatcatttattttttatttgttatttatgtcagtaaaaaatgttttgagagaaatttttttttttttttttttatacatacTAACCAAACTTTAAATCAGATTCTACATAAACTaatgttataaaaaaaaaaaaaaaaaacaaaaatgaaaagataTTGGATTTAAATAACTGCGAAatagatttaaatcaatgaagttttaataatatccaAGACCAAACATAtgcataaaaaaaaaattaaaaaaaaaaaaaaaaaaaaaaaaattattaaaaatttattattattttattccaGCTTGTATTTAATTTCCAAGGCAAGAGAATAAAATTTCTATTaatattcattaatttttttttatttttttaaagatttattaagAAATACTAAATACTTTATAAtggtttaattattattttatttttttttttttttttgatttcatttTTGATCATGTGATCCAATgaatcaatataaaaaaaaataaaaaaaaaaaaaaataaaatattttaataaaaataaaatattttggttAGTGGTGGGTGTTGATATCAacattttactttttaaaaatcaaaaacctATTTTTAATGTCAATTGCAACATTAACTAATTACAAATTCTTTCATTAATTCcgaatattattaaatattttctttgaaaacaaaaaaaaaaaaagaataaaaaaacaaagagtattttataaaattgttttacatattttatattttagtttttttttttttatttaatttttttttttttttattttatttttatatagttttatttaataatttacgaAAACATATTCTcttcattttaaaatataaataatgatatataGTAAGttgtagaaaaaaaaaaaaaaaaaaaatgaaattaataaaaaatattttgttatttatttattaacaattatttaatttaaattatttcagAATCAAtggtttttaaatattataaatgtGAATCATGTAATTCAAATCATATAGAATCAGGTTCATCTCATTcaataaattattgtttggatttaaattcaaGTAAAATTTATAGAAATCTAACATGTACATCATTTTTTACTCGCCCAATTTTccaatctttttaaatattaggTCAACACTGAATttcttgaaaaaaaaaaaacaaataaaataaaaaatccatcaaatgaaaaaacaattgaacaTATATTCCGAAATCAAAAtaagattaaaaaatttcaaattgttagattttatttatattttttaaaaaatattaaaacaaacaattaataaattattttcattttattttgctattaaaaaaatcatttatttctaaaattgttttttgagaaattagaattaaaaaaaaaaaaagaaaaaccccacaaacaaaaataataaaattaattctggTTAGTCGACacataatgaaaataaaactaattcTGGTGAGTCaacattttgaaaataaaattaatttatttttaataaaaaaaagatttttcaattcttttttttcttcattattcAAGACGAAAATTGACCATcttcatcaaaaaaaaaaaatttaatttaattttttttttggtagtGAATGGGGCATAAGATCAgtgaatttatttgattttcatttaaaatatcatccTGAAAGAATACAAACCTATATTAGAGCAGCATTTGGCTCAATCTTCCTATATTATCAtccaaaatttattattaaggttttaaaatttttagaagAGTCTATCAATCATAATAAACCATTTACTTTAACTATAAGTGaaagaaattatttcattattaaatatttagatagttataaatataatgaagaattgttttaaaatgataTTGAATAATCCGATATCACCAACTTCAATATTTCGAAATATCCaaatttttaagaaatttTCAAGTGTAGATACAAGAATGG comes from Dictyostelium discoideum AX4 chromosome 2 chromosome, whole genome shotgun sequence and encodes:
- a CDS encoding hypothetical protein (Similar to plasmodium falciparum (Isolate 3D7). asparagine-rich antigen) — translated: MENTDHSYNQQPVNNNDVRDLLFENSPLDQYLQSLNLKENEDNRGEVLSFEMFSQENIENNEEYNQIKYDNNNNNEKNNDNNNTFKNKNNKNNNIKLNKIQIFFMSLYQSISSIIIESDILLVQESPFIQNPNLSLKDNDDNDDDESPLPPIYPLSLYTLDNDNISNNNNNNKELSLNIIELISILYNNNNNNNNNNNNNYIIILISILILIISIFLNFKLIIFIFSISLIVIILILKIINSKIKEIQRNIKSLEKVNLELIDACKNHYNQISKTIQLIREVELISRGYRLSTPITPIERIEQSNNSGNGTSNSYKSEKSFILRASVSKSLKTFIILFKNLIENQAISLNLLENQKQFIKCQLSELFNSNNNNNNIDDDDDDDDINTKENQEEIELDQLENDSQLPIVTLKLMLHQYEFMVSNFFTLFIISFSNLLNNNNNFNRSDGIITTSNLFNFSNINNNICQFQSILLKISNRLTIENNSIKSLISKELWENKIPKRVILSKPKKTTIESFIYNTNQIAESLNSISPLFTSLLEKIVPLKQNNNQNNNQNNNNNNNNNNSDYESSSSSSSITILDILKLDEVVNDFLLIKNELTNSLKNWDNANRSLVKMVRTIPTTNPNLQKEWTEQEATEKLKKLLEKLRSNHFNNNDDHDDHDDDDPNNQRRQKQNELNKLMTSTTTINENQWLIYEDTGDLDPTYIERPLIQINENTNSELSNTNNETTTIIITKPPPPPPPMGLPRRTKPPKRTMYDPDFDPITQKMKISSETSTQNNNKNSIAASIIPQKKLMNELKTVLDIHVLKKNMPT
- the pdhB gene encoding pyruvate dehydrogenase E1 beta subunit produces the protein MLSSILKKIQPSLLVNFRIITRTYATKEVTVRDAINSALDEELARDEKVFIMGEEVAQYNGAYKITKGLFDKYGGDRIIDTPITEAGFAGIGVGAAMAGTRPIIEFMTFNFAMQAIDHIINSSAKTHYMSGGKVFNPIVWRGPNGPPTAVGAQHSQCFAAWYGSVPGLKVVAPWSAADHRGLLKSAIRDDNPVVYLESELLYNYKFDLSDQEQDKEYLVPIGKAKVEREGKDVTIVGFSRIVSNCMEAAEILAKEGISAEVINLRTIRPIDAETIVNSLKKTNKLVTVEEGWAQSGIGAEISALMMEHAFDYLDAPIERICGADVPMPYASNLENAAMVQTQNIVNAAKRVTQRNK
- the rps18 gene encoding 40S ribosomal protein S18 codes for the protein MSSSLVFQGEFQHIIRIYNTNVDGRRKIQYALTCVKGVGRRFANLVCKKADIDTSKRAGELSKDEVERLTTIMNHPRQYNIPTWFLNRQKDIKDGKYSHCLANQIDVKFREDLERLKKIRAHRGVRHHFGLRVRGQKTKTTGRRGRTVGVAGRR